TTTACAACCTTTATCAAAGCTCTCAATACAGCGATGCGGTATTGAGGCGCAAAAAAGGCTGGCCGAAGGCACAAGCAGCCGAAGTCAACTTTGCTTACGAGAGCCTTGAATACGGTGAGGCATTTTTCGAATCCGAATTGAATGTCGATACAACGGACGTTGATGTCAAATGTTTAGTTAACTATGACATTTTCAGCAATGTTGCCATGTGGGATAAGCCTTACCTGGTGCTTGGCTCAGGTGACACCAGCTTAAATAACATGGCATTTGCTATTGATGTCATTGTGCATGAACTTACCCATATAGTGCTTGAGAAAGACAGTATGCTCAGACAAGGTCTGGAGCATCAGGGTATTAATGAACACATTTGTGATGTTATTGGGCTGACTTGCCGGTATTACGCCTATCAGACACCGCCAGAAGATTTCACTTGGTTGATAGGTGACCTGATTGCCAAGGATAATCAACGAAGAGCAATACGGGATCTTGCCAATCCCGGTAGTGCCCACCCAAATGATCGGCAGACATCAGATCTTGCGAGCCTCATGAGGCGGCCCAACTGGCAACTCGATACTTCGTCGTATGATCTTCTTGGGCCGCTTAACTACCTTTTCTTTGTTGTCGCCAGTAGTGGTATCCGCCCCTTGGAAGACTACGGAAAAATTTGGTGGGAAAGTGTCAAAAACGTTCCGGCTCACAATGCCTTGTTTCATTTCCTGAGTAACCTAAAAAGTACACTCGAAGAGGAAAGAACGCAATTTTTCAGTGCCTGTGAACAAATAGGATTGGCACATATTCCTAATCTTGAACAACTACTTAGAGCGTAAATTGAGACAATGCTATGACTTCGATAACTATTAACTGGGACCTCATTTTCAGTTGTTTAATGATAGTGATCATTCTATCGATGTTGGT
This genomic interval from Pseudoalteromonas galatheae contains the following:
- a CDS encoding M4 family metallopeptidase — protein: MDINIYNLYQSSQYSDAVLRRKKGWPKAQAAEVNFAYESLEYGEAFFESELNVDTTDVDVKCLVNYDIFSNVAMWDKPYLVLGSGDTSLNNMAFAIDVIVHELTHIVLEKDSMLRQGLEHQGINEHICDVIGLTCRYYAYQTPPEDFTWLIGDLIAKDNQRRAIRDLANPGSAHPNDRQTSDLASLMRRPNWQLDTSSYDLLGPLNYLFFVVASSGIRPLEDYGKIWWESVKNVPAHNALFHFLSNLKSTLEEERTQFFSACEQIGLAHIPNLEQLLRA